A stretch of Panthera tigris isolate Pti1 chromosome E2, P.tigris_Pti1_mat1.1, whole genome shotgun sequence DNA encodes these proteins:
- the MAMSTR gene encoding MEF2-activating motif and SAP domain-containing transcriptional regulator has product MDRRSVRGLGAAPRQARLLDTPFPPFPSHLPLSSAVLQLRIHRRYQDPSVSGSLTTSSVLDPDPWVSATGPALAPASPSGPTPFLFSPGDLLPESEYGPWRSLKESPKISQHWREPKPKGNLTYHQYMPPGPRQGSRVDPQAKMLALGPPGPPLWEGTNSQRPPPRMKPTPLTPSPPGVPSASPSPHKLELQTLKLEELTVSELRQQLRLRGLPVSGTKSMLLERMRGGALPRERPKPRREDSPASAPWPRLRPKALGAVRRPGSLKSGRSCHPPPLPRAAETQPTAPAPARAPALTPASAPSTAAPSLEEELQEAIRRAQLLPNRGIDDILEDQMEPADQLPPIPLDFPGSFDVLSPSPDSEGLSSVFSSSLPSPTNSPSPSPRGPTDSLDWLEALSGGPLLGCGPPAPSVFSADLSDPSGTRLWDLLDDPW; this is encoded by the exons ATGGACCGGAGGAG TGTAAGGGGGCTGGGCGCGGCGCCCCGCCAGGCCAGGCTCCTGGACACTCCCTTCCCGcctttcccctcccacctccctctttcctccGCAGTCCTCCAGCTTCGGATCCACAGGCGGTATCAGGACCCAA GCGTCTCGGGGTCCCTCACCACCTCTTCAGTCTTGGATCCAGATCCATGGGTCTCAGCCACGGGCCCTGCTCTGGCCCCAGCCTCGCCCTCGGGTCCCACTCCTTTCCTCTTCAGTCCTGGGGACCTGCTCCCTGAATCAGAATATGGCCCTTGGAGGTCCCTGAAG GAGTCTCCTAAGATCTCCCAACATTGGAGAGAGCCCAAGCCAAAGGGGAACTTGACATACCACCAGTACATGCCCCCGGGGCCGAGACAAGGGTCCAGGGTCGACCCCCAGGCCAAAATGTTGGCTCTGGGTCCCCCTGGACCACCTCTGTGGGAAGGGACAAACTCCCAGCGGCCACCTCCTAG GATGAAGCCCacccccctcactccctccccgcCTGGAGTCCCCAGCGCCTCGCCCTCTCCACACAAGTTGGAACTTCAGACCCTTAAACTGGAGGAGCTGACG gtctcAGAGCTCCGGCAGCAGCTGCGCCTGCGGGGCCTCCCGGTGTCGGGGACTAAGTCGATGCTCCTGGAGCGCATGCGCGGCGGCGCCCTGCCCCGCGAGCGGCCGAAGCCGCGACGCGAGGACAGTCCGGCGAGCGCTCCCTGGCCGCGCCTCAGGCCCAAGGCTCTGGGAGCAGTCCGGCGGCCGGGCTCG CTCAAGTCAGGCCGGAGCTGTCACCCTCCGCCTCTTCCACGTGCCGCGGAAACCCAGCCGACTGCGCCGGCTCCCGCGCGGGCTCCGGCGCTGACCCCTGCCTCGGCACCATCCACGGCGGCCCCGAGTCTGGAGGAGGAGCTGCAGGAAGCCATCCGCAGGGCGCAG TTGCTTCCGAACCGGGGCATTGATGACATCCTGGAGGATCAGATGGAGCCCGCTG ACCAGCTGCCCCCCATCCCCCTGGACTTCCCCGGCTCCTTCGACGtgctgtccccctccccagactCTGAAGGCCTCTCATCTGTCTTCTCCTCCTCGCTCCCGTCCCCCACAAACTCCCCGTCGCCCTCTCCCAGGGGCCCCACGGATTCCTTGGACTGGCTGGAGGCTCTGAGTGGGGGTCCTCTGCTAGGCTGtggtcccccagcccccagcgtcTTCTCTGCTGACTTATCTGACCCCAGTGGCACCCGGCTGTGGGACCTGCTGGACGATCCGTGGTGA